Proteins encoded in a region of the Sphingomonas japonica genome:
- a CDS encoding FAD:protein FMN transferase, with amino-acid sequence MELHVFGAADDKLLGAARRAIEAVDDALTIHRPSPTTALNECLRAGGSAVVTNRELSDALLQIADGHMLTHGWFDPVADAQETSARWSAIASDRDGTHVSASHPVALDFGGFGKGFALDRACAVLRDAGVVSALLSAGESSIAVIGEHPLGGAWPFAVPHPLDPDTVLIELELVDEALSISSTVGAGTAAPERSAMIRPGDGAIASIPRTAIAIDQLGARAEMISTGLLVADKDDARRLLADGSARRFLFDFADEAAMPVHLSRISC; translated from the coding sequence CGCGCCGGGCGATCGAGGCGGTCGACGATGCGCTGACCATCCACCGCCCGTCCCCGACGACCGCGCTCAACGAGTGCCTGCGCGCGGGGGGATCGGCGGTCGTCACCAATCGCGAACTTTCCGACGCGCTGCTCCAGATCGCGGACGGCCATATGCTGACGCATGGATGGTTCGACCCCGTCGCCGATGCCCAAGAGACTTCGGCGCGGTGGAGCGCGATCGCGTCGGACCGCGATGGCACGCATGTGTCCGCCTCACACCCGGTCGCGCTGGACTTCGGCGGTTTCGGCAAGGGCTTTGCGCTGGATCGCGCATGCGCGGTGCTGCGCGATGCGGGCGTCGTATCGGCATTGCTGTCGGCAGGCGAAAGCTCGATCGCGGTGATCGGCGAACATCCCCTTGGCGGGGCATGGCCGTTCGCGGTCCCGCACCCCCTCGATCCCGACACCGTGCTGATAGAGCTCGAGCTCGTCGATGAGGCACTGTCCATCTCGTCGACTGTCGGCGCCGGCACCGCCGCGCCCGAACGTTCGGCAATGATCCGCCCCGGCGACGGGGCAATCGCCTCGATCCCGCGCACCGCGATCGCGATAGACCAGCTTGGCGCGCGTGCCGAGATGATCAGCACCGGCTTGCTGGTTGCCGATAAGGACGATGCACGCCGGTTGCTGGCCGACGGTTCGGCACGCCGCTTCCTGTTCGATTTCGCCGACGAAGCGGCGATGCCCGTCCATCTCTCCAGGATATCGTGTTGA